Within the Tenrec ecaudatus isolate mTenEca1 chromosome 7, mTenEca1.hap1, whole genome shotgun sequence genome, the region ttgtttactcacatctaaccaatcagagccgtcctatgacgtggacggctccaattcgcagaagcaccatagtgattcacttacaccggcagctgaactggtaaagatgtgtctgtggctgcgctcagtctctcccctctggtatctgtgttaattcacatcctacaTTTCCCAccataggcttatactcgagtcagtcactttttctggtttcccaggtaataattaggtacctcagcttatatttgggtcagcttatattcgagtatatatggtgttGTAGGTTAAAATTTAAGAACAACAGAATAACTTCAGGGTCTCCTTTCAATTGTAATAACAGCATGGTTGCAGTGCAATTCAAACAATAAGAGCAATAAATCTTTAAGGATTTGCCTCCTTAAATTACAGTGTGATGTCTGAATACAAAGCTGAGAATATGGAATCTCAGAATCACCATCTTTTCATTGCTTTACGTGAATCAAAATAAATCAGATTAATTTATGACTTGCTTTTTGCCTAAATACTTAAATGTATAACCcaaatacatttctttttataCACATCTAAAGTGGTTCCTCAATAAAGCACTCTGTCAGAAAGTATTTGCATGCCTACTGTGTTCTGGTTATTAAGCTATattttggaatctactcaatagcaATTAACATCAATATAAAGAATcaaaagaaaccaaaattatTACATAGAGGTTTAAATTATGGGTGCAAGAATAAAAATCATATATTCTAATAGTATTAAACCAAATATCATGGAATGCAAAACTAGGCTATGTTCATTCATTCTATAGGCTGGGGACATGGAAGATGTCCAATATAATAGATGAATGTTTTGGTTGCCGTGTAAGATCTAGAATGAAGAAAAAGATTTGCCTAAAAAGGCAAAAAGCATAGGTTTGTATTTTTTAGAAACCATGAAATGTAGTTTTTTTAAGagctatatattttatcttaatcaAAGCATGAGAAAGGAAGTTTTGTCTTAATGAATTGTGAAAAACAGCATAGCAAGTATCCCTGAGAGGCAATATAAGTTAAGGTCATGCATATTTTGTTTAAGCGAAATATTTTCAAAGTGTCACTGTCTACTGATAACATTTGCTTCTACCATCCATCATCTCATAACTAGAATAGATTTTATTTTCCCTTAGCAGTAGGGAAATGAATAACAGATTGGTGATTTTAGATATCTTTCTTACTTACAGCCcgaagtgaattctttcaacCAAAATATAGATTTGAGAGATGTCAAAAGgtgaaaggaatttgtaaaacaTTTTGTGATGACATTGAGTATGATTATGGATACTGCATTAAGTGGAGAAATAAGTGCTGCATATAAACCCTGGAAAATAAAACTTCTCTGAGCATCAAACTCTGAAACAAAGGTTCATCGTAACCACTCAAGAATAGGTTTGAAAAAAAGGCATTCATTGTTTAATGTAAATGCATATTTTGAAATTCTTAAGATcactttttaataaataaaaatattttcaatcttCCATCTATTCAACAACTGTTTACCTTTGTCTTTCTGATAGATGAGTGGCTCAATAAAGTGAAAGATAATCTAATCAATAAAGTGAAAGACAATCAGATTATACTTATTATCTCATTATTGCCACTGTACTACCCATACCTTTATGTTTCTTTGTGTTACCCATCTTCCTTGATAATCATCTACAGATACTTTATGGCAACTTCAGTTTGAGACTCATGGTTATCATTATATATCCTTGTTTCCACATCAAAATATTTCCTTATGTGTAACTTTCCATGAAAGAAAATATAAGTTCCTCCAATGATGACTTTtccgaaaaaattttttttcaagaaagtAACCGTCACTGGTACTTTTACTATGACACAAGTATACTGATTTTTTTCTCAGTAGAGCAAATACGTACCTTTGATGGTAGACCAAAAGGATAAAGAACATTGGCTTAAagagaattcttttttttcatgcCATACTTCACTTAAGATAAATCACACAGGTAGGCTAAGTAATAACTCAGCATAATGCAGTGGTGTTGGAAGACTGGAATGTGGCAGCTTCAATGCTCTGCCCCCAAAGAAGGTATTGTATGAGGGCTTCTTTAATGTAGAGGAAAGAGGATGAACGTAAGACTTGGAGTCTCATAAACTATGGGACATTTTGGGCAGAGAGTTGTAATTAGCTGATGGATTGAGCTATGCTAACTCTAGAAAACTTCCATTTTCAAAAGCCACCGAGAAacctaacatttatttagctttgacTCAGAGGACAACGTAAGAGACATTTGTAGAAGTGATTTCAGTTTTCAGAAACGGTCCCAGTACCTCACAGCTGATATCAATATGCTTCACTTGGGTAATGGCATGATGGGTCTAGCAAAGACCATGCAAATAACACGGACCAACACACGTTTTGGTCCTTCAAATGTTCGACTTGCTTCTGCATATATTTTAtctgctgattaaaaaaaaaaggcaccaGTTTACTcctatcagctctagtttttgagatGCAGAACATATGCTGTATGCCACTCTGCACTTGGCTCACCCAGAAATAAAAGACAAAGACATTTGAATGTACTGTGAGCCAGTCTTGGAGGCAGGAAGCACATGCTGGCTTTATTTAAATGATTGTGAGGTGTACTGATTTGTAAACCAGGTTATACTCACATGGTGTCCTTGTGTTTGAACAGTGCAAACTACATGAACTTGGACCTTTCCACAAGAatcacttcacctttattagTAATGGAATAGAAGGCAGTTCCAAGTTATTCTCTTAAATGGGAGGCAGGAATAAGAATATTTTGCAATAGTAAGGAGCCTTAATGATGTCGTGGGTTACGTGATTGatggctaactacaaagtcagctattgaagcccaccagcctctctcgaAAATTATCAGTATCGGTggtgccataaagatttacaacccccAAAACCCACAGGAGAACCTCCATGCCATGCTTTAGGGTCCTATGAGTCATAACTGTCTGACTAGTAATGAGTTTGGTACAATAAACAGAGCTTCAAATGTTCCCAACCCCAAAATGAGTCCTTCAGAATTCAAAgtcttttattaaaattaaaatgtcccAGTCTTGCCATAAGATAACACTTCTCCCTCCATGCacagaagcttttttttttaaaaaaagaatttttcttataaagagaCATGGAGTCAATCTTACCTCTGAAGCATTTAGCATGTATAATCACTCCCATAATCCTATTGTTATACAGCAACAATTACAACATTTTAAATTTGCTTGCAAGGAGTCCTAGCTGGTTAGTAGTTAGTGCTTGGTGACCAAGAAACCCATGTTATCATAGTAGAGTTACgctgtccagtcggttctgatccagtgaccctgtgtacagcagaagaaaacaatgacagtgctgtgtcatcttcacaattgctatgCTTAAGCTCATTGTCACAACTACTGCATCAATCCACTTCATCAAAGAGCTTCCTCTTTTAGCTGTTCCTATTACCTaactggggaggggtggggtgtccttctccagggactggtctctcctgaaaacatttgCAGAGTAGGTGAGAGGAAGTATCTCCATTCCTGCTTGTAAGGAAaggtctgcctgtacttctttcgacacagatttgtttatccttctggtggtccatggtcttttcaatattcATCATCAGCACCGTGAGTCAAATGCATTAATTACTCTTtggtc harbors:
- the LOC142452481 gene encoding beta-defensin 110-like translates to MSEYKAENMESQNHHLFIALPRSEFFQPKYRFERCQKVKGICKTFCDDIEYDYGYCIKWRNKCCI